A single window of Undibacterium sp. 5I1 DNA harbors:
- the fliG gene encoding flagellar motor switch protein FliG, producing MSDDGVQRAATLMLALGEDGAAEVMKYLGPREVQKIGAAMATIGAIPHESIAKVLEQFKAAADISSSVGLDSDEYIRNVLTKALGDDKASSLLNRILGGKDASGIESLKWMDSPSVADLIKNEHPQIIATILVHLESDQACEILNNFTERLRNDVVLRIATLDGIQPAALRELNDVLTKLLTGNESLKKKSIGGVRAAAEILNFMSGDNEASVMENLRKYDGDMAEKIMDEMFVFDNILEIDDKGIQLLLREVQSDSLIIALKGANPDMREKIFKNMSQRAAEMMREDLESKGPVRLSEVETQQKQILLIVRRLADEGQIMLGAKGEDSYV from the coding sequence ATGAGTGACGACGGCGTACAAAGAGCAGCAACACTGATGCTGGCACTGGGTGAAGATGGTGCGGCAGAAGTCATGAAGTACCTTGGCCCGCGCGAGGTACAAAAAATCGGTGCCGCCATGGCGACCATCGGTGCGATTCCACATGAAAGTATTGCCAAAGTGCTAGAGCAGTTTAAAGCGGCAGCTGACATCAGTTCATCAGTCGGTCTGGACTCGGATGAATACATCCGCAATGTACTGACCAAGGCCTTGGGTGACGACAAAGCATCCTCCCTGCTCAACCGTATTCTGGGTGGCAAGGATGCCAGCGGGATAGAAAGTCTGAAATGGATGGACTCCCCGTCAGTCGCCGATCTGATCAAGAACGAACATCCACAAATTATTGCAACCATCCTGGTGCATCTGGAAAGTGATCAGGCATGCGAAATTTTAAATAACTTTACCGAGCGTTTGCGTAATGACGTCGTACTGCGTATTGCAACGCTGGACGGTATCCAGCCAGCAGCTCTGCGCGAATTAAATGATGTACTGACTAAACTCCTCACCGGCAATGAGAGTCTGAAGAAAAAATCTATTGGTGGCGTGCGTGCAGCAGCAGAAATTCTCAACTTTATGAGTGGCGATAATGAAGCCTCAGTGATGGAGAATTTACGCAAATATGATGGCGATATGGCCGAAAAAATCATGGATGAGATGTTTGTCTTCGATAACATTCTGGAGATTGACGACAAAGGCATACAGTTGCTGCTGCGCGAAGTACAGTCCGATTCTCTGATCATCGCACTCAAAGGTGCCAACCCTGACATGCGGGAAAAAATCTTCAAAAATATGTCGCAACGTGCGGCAGAAATGATGCGCGAAGATTTAGAGTCCAAAGGGCCAGTTCGTCTGTCAGAAGTCGAAACCCAGCAAAAACAAATTCTCTTGATTGTGCGGCGTCTGGCGGACGAAGGCCAGATCATGTTAGGCGCAAAAGGCGAAGATTCGTATGTCTGA
- the fliE gene encoding flagellar hook-basal body complex protein FliE yields MKIGGIDNSQITAMVAQLKAAAARMESSAPVAGTGASVGLSAGASTAPAKLDFADALKGALDQVNATGAKAEEVGKQFTMGSDNVGLSDVMISMQKANISFQAAVQVRNRLVSAYHDIMNMQI; encoded by the coding sequence ATGAAAATAGGTGGAATCGATAATAGCCAAATTACGGCAATGGTGGCGCAATTAAAAGCCGCCGCAGCACGGATGGAATCGTCTGCGCCGGTTGCTGGCACAGGTGCGAGCGTAGGTTTGAGCGCAGGTGCAAGCACTGCTCCGGCAAAACTGGATTTTGCAGATGCTCTTAAAGGTGCTCTTGATCAAGTCAATGCTACTGGCGCCAAGGCGGAAGAAGTCGGTAAGCAATTTACGATGGGTAGCGACAACGTCGGTTTATCTGACGTCATGATTTCCATGCAAAAAGCCAATATCTCTTTTCAGGCGGCGGTGCAGGTCAGAAACAGGCTGGTTTCAGCCTATCATGACATTATGAATATGCAAATATAA
- the katG gene encoding catalase/peroxidase HPI, producing the protein MSNEAKCPFSGGAGKHTVAKGAPSNSDWWPNQLKLNILHQHSSKSNPMDEEFNYAEAFKTLDLHAVVKDLTALMTDSQDWWPADYGHYGPFFIRMAWHAAGTYRVTDGRGGAGSGSQRFAPLNSWPDNGNLDKARRLLWPIKQKYGRNLSWADLFVLTGNVALESMGFKTFGFAGGRPDIWEPEEDIYWGSEGKWLDDQRYTGDRELENPLAAVQMGLIYVNPEGPNGNPDPLGSARDIRDTFARMAMNDEETVALTAGGHTFGKTHGAADPGEYVGAEPEGAGIEEQGLGWKNSFGSGKGVHTITSGLEGAWTPNPIKWDNGYFETLFGYEWELTKSPAGAQQWKPKGDTGAGTVPDAHDPSIRHAPMMSTADMAMRMDPAYEKISRRFMQNPHEFADAFARAWFKLTHRDMGPITRYLGLLVPKEELIWQDPIPAVDHKLVEQQDIVALKAKLLSSGLSISQLVNTAWASASTFRGSDKRGGANGARIRLAPQKDWEVNQPAELATVLAKLEAIQNEFNASQSGGKKISLADLIVLGGSAAVEAAAKKAGNDVTIPFTPGRMDATQDQTDVESFAVLEPAADGFRNYIRKGLEGLAAELLIDKAQLMRLTAPELTVLIGGLRVLDANIGHAKHGVFTKRPETLTNDFFVNLLDMGTKWQKSAASAGVLEGHDRATGEIKWTSTVVDLVFGSNSQLRSLAEVYASSDSQQKFVNDFAAAWTKVMNLDRFDLV; encoded by the coding sequence ATGTCAAATGAAGCAAAATGCCCGTTTTCGGGTGGCGCTGGCAAACACACCGTGGCTAAAGGCGCACCATCGAACTCAGACTGGTGGCCCAATCAATTAAAACTCAATATTTTGCATCAGCATTCTTCCAAGTCCAATCCTATGGATGAAGAGTTTAATTATGCTGAGGCGTTTAAAACGCTTGATCTGCACGCGGTCGTCAAGGACTTAACCGCGCTGATGACGGATTCACAAGACTGGTGGCCAGCGGATTATGGTCACTACGGTCCTTTCTTTATTCGTATGGCATGGCATGCTGCCGGTACTTATCGCGTGACTGATGGTCGCGGGGGTGCAGGCTCTGGTTCACAGCGATTCGCTCCATTGAACAGCTGGCCTGATAATGGCAATCTCGATAAGGCACGTCGCCTACTCTGGCCTATCAAACAAAAATACGGTCGCAACCTGTCTTGGGCTGATTTATTCGTCCTGACCGGTAACGTCGCATTGGAGTCCATGGGCTTTAAAACTTTTGGCTTTGCCGGCGGACGCCCTGACATTTGGGAGCCAGAAGAAGACATCTACTGGGGATCAGAAGGCAAGTGGTTGGATGATCAGCGTTACACCGGTGACCGTGAGTTAGAAAACCCACTCGCTGCGGTACAGATGGGTTTGATTTACGTCAATCCTGAAGGCCCGAACGGCAATCCAGATCCTCTCGGTTCGGCACGAGATATCCGCGATACCTTTGCCCGCATGGCGATGAACGATGAAGAAACTGTCGCACTTACCGCTGGCGGTCATACCTTTGGTAAGACCCATGGCGCTGCTGATCCGGGCGAGTATGTTGGCGCTGAACCAGAGGGCGCAGGTATCGAGGAGCAAGGTCTGGGCTGGAAGAATAGCTTCGGTAGCGGCAAAGGCGTACACACAATTACCAGCGGTCTTGAGGGCGCATGGACACCTAATCCGATTAAGTGGGACAACGGCTACTTTGAGACCCTGTTCGGCTACGAATGGGAATTGACTAAGAGCCCGGCTGGTGCGCAGCAGTGGAAACCGAAGGGCGACACAGGCGCTGGCACCGTGCCAGACGCGCACGATCCAAGTATTCGTCACGCGCCAATGATGTCCACTGCGGACATGGCGATGCGTATGGATCCGGCTTACGAAAAAATCTCGCGCCGCTTTATGCAAAATCCGCACGAGTTTGCAGATGCTTTTGCCCGTGCATGGTTCAAGCTGACACATCGTGATATGGGGCCAATTACTCGCTACCTTGGCCTATTAGTACCGAAAGAAGAGTTGATCTGGCAAGATCCTATTCCCGCTGTCGATCACAAATTAGTCGAACAGCAGGACATCGTCGCACTAAAAGCGAAGCTGCTCAGTTCTGGTCTGTCGATTTCTCAACTGGTGAATACCGCTTGGGCATCTGCCTCAACATTCCGTGGTAGTGACAAACGCGGCGGTGCTAACGGAGCACGTATTCGTCTGGCACCACAAAAAGATTGGGAAGTAAATCAGCCAGCTGAACTGGCGACAGTACTTGCTAAATTAGAAGCGATTCAGAATGAGTTCAATGCATCACAATCTGGTGGCAAGAAGATTTCACTCGCTGATCTGATTGTCCTAGGTGGCTCTGCTGCGGTTGAGGCTGCGGCTAAAAAGGCTGGTAACGATGTGACAATTCCTTTTACGCCTGGTCGTATGGATGCTACTCAGGATCAAACCGATGTGGAATCTTTCGCTGTATTGGAACCTGCGGCAGATGGTTTCCGTAACTACATCCGTAAAGGTCTGGAGGGGTTAGCGGCAGAGCTATTGATCGATAAAGCACAGTTGATGAGACTGACTGCGCCAGAATTGACCGTGTTGATCGGTGGTTTACGGGTTCTGGATGCTAATATCGGACATGCCAAACACGGTGTATTTACCAAGCGTCCTGAGACTTTAACGAATGACTTCTTTGTGAACTTGCTCGACATGGGCACGAAATGGCAGAAGTCCGCCGCATCGGCCGGCGTGTTAGAAGGGCATGATAGAGCAACGGGAGAGATCAAATGGACAAGTACGGTTGTTGATCTTGTATTCGGCTCCAACTCCCAGCTACGCTCTTTAGCAGAAGTCTATGCCTCTAGTGATTCGCAGCAAAAGTTTGTCAATGACTTCGCTGCGGCTTGGACCAAAGTGATGAATCTTGATCGCTTTGACTTGGTATAA
- a CDS encoding flagellar assembly protein FliH, with protein sequence MSDVTEKIPPKNLPKGQMSAFQRWEMASFGDERPAHVAEQQVATNLAARINREELAKLKEITSREAYAAGYQEAYLVGLQEGKDAGFAASKAEIDVQVEQMKQLISSTAEQISAASAVMGKDLLSLAIELAEAMLKVRIAIDPEVILPIVQEAIDQLPSVQQPAQIMVNPEDADILKNRIGEELSKTGWRVTADYHIERGGCRLETGQNSVDATLATRWDRLTAVLKKTTAE encoded by the coding sequence ATGTCTGATGTGACTGAAAAAATACCGCCAAAAAACCTCCCCAAGGGGCAGATGTCCGCTTTCCAGCGCTGGGAAATGGCATCCTTCGGCGATGAGCGTCCGGCCCATGTAGCAGAGCAACAAGTAGCTACCAACCTGGCCGCCAGAATCAATCGTGAAGAGCTGGCCAAGCTCAAAGAAATCACGAGCCGCGAAGCCTATGCAGCCGGTTACCAGGAGGCTTATCTGGTCGGATTACAAGAAGGCAAAGACGCTGGCTTCGCCGCCAGTAAAGCTGAGATTGATGTCCAGGTAGAACAGATGAAGCAACTAATCAGCAGCACTGCCGAGCAAATTTCTGCTGCCAGCGCAGTGATGGGTAAGGACTTGCTGAGTCTGGCGATAGAGTTGGCAGAGGCGATGTTAAAAGTGCGCATAGCGATTGATCCAGAAGTGATTTTGCCCATCGTGCAAGAAGCCATCGATCAACTGCCCTCGGTGCAGCAACCGGCGCAAATTATGGTCAACCCAGAAGACGCCGACATCTTAAAAAATCGCATCGGTGAAGAGTTAAGCAAAACTGGCTGGCGGGTCACTGCCGATTATCATATTGAACGCGGCGGCTGCCGTTTAGAAACCGGACAAAATAGTGTCGATGCGACTTTAGCCACACGCTGGGATCGCTTGACGGCCGTATTGAAAAAAACGACGGCTGAATAG
- the fliF gene encoding flagellar basal-body MS-ring/collar protein FliF: MLGGGGISPAPATVSPAFPTILGIPQTPGMRTVLLSVGVAITLAIMVGVWLWSQTPDYKVLFSNFTDRDGGAIVASLQQMNVPYKYSDGGGAILVPANQVHDARLKLAAQGLPKGGNVGFELMENQKLGISQFLEQVNFQRALEGELARSIQAISAVQAARVHLAMPKSSVFIREQQKPTASVLLNLYPGRTLDQQQVSAVLHLVASSVPELVAANVTIVDQNGNLLSDPNKQMANNGLDPAQLKYVQDFQQNIIKRIESIVTPIVGPNNVRAEATADIDFSRTEQAAETYRPNSPPEASTIRSVQSNESYNKTANASGIPGALTNQPPVPAIAPITASAAAAASNAAASGLVQKDSTVNYEVDKTLRYTQQPMGGVKRISVAVVINYKSETDKNGKVTTKPLSDIEKTQLTDLIREAMGFNKDRGDTLNVVNSPFAGPQKETIVEAPLWNQPDMLQMAKDIGKYILTGLVLLYLFFGYLRPMLYKIMGKETKTKAQKAAEARAKEREEAAELAAQEEEEAAIVNLSKSNEETANAAKQSSGYDINLDMAKQLASSDPKIVANVIKTWVSNE, translated from the coding sequence ATGCTGGGCGGCGGTGGCATCTCCCCTGCGCCCGCAACTGTATCACCGGCATTCCCTACTATTTTGGGTATCCCACAGACACCTGGGATGAGGACCGTTTTGTTATCTGTAGGTGTCGCGATTACCTTAGCGATCATGGTTGGCGTCTGGCTATGGAGCCAAACTCCCGATTACAAAGTCTTGTTTTCTAACTTCACTGACAGAGATGGCGGCGCAATTGTCGCCTCACTACAACAGATGAACGTGCCGTATAAATATTCCGATGGCGGCGGCGCGATTCTGGTCCCGGCCAACCAAGTCCATGATGCACGTCTAAAATTGGCGGCGCAAGGTTTGCCAAAAGGCGGCAATGTCGGCTTTGAATTAATGGAAAACCAAAAATTAGGTATTTCTCAATTTTTAGAACAAGTTAATTTTCAACGGGCACTAGAAGGCGAATTAGCACGCTCGATTCAAGCCATTTCCGCAGTGCAAGCGGCGCGCGTGCATCTGGCGATGCCAAAATCCTCGGTTTTTATCAGAGAACAACAGAAACCAACCGCCTCTGTCTTACTAAATTTATACCCTGGGCGCACTCTCGATCAGCAGCAAGTCAGCGCGGTACTGCATCTGGTTGCCAGCAGCGTACCTGAACTGGTCGCGGCCAATGTCACCATCGTCGATCAAAACGGTAATTTGCTCTCTGACCCTAACAAGCAAATGGCCAATAACGGTCTTGATCCGGCACAACTCAAATACGTGCAAGATTTTCAGCAAAATATCATCAAGCGGATAGAGTCTATTGTCACGCCTATCGTTGGCCCCAACAATGTCAGAGCAGAAGCAACTGCCGATATCGACTTCTCGCGCACCGAACAAGCAGCCGAAACTTATCGCCCTAATTCACCGCCAGAGGCTTCTACCATCCGCAGCGTGCAGTCGAATGAAAGCTATAACAAGACAGCGAATGCGTCGGGCATTCCAGGTGCATTGACAAATCAGCCACCAGTGCCAGCCATCGCCCCGATTACTGCCAGCGCAGCGGCAGCGGCTAGCAATGCGGCGGCTAGCGGTCTGGTGCAAAAAGACTCGACCGTAAATTACGAGGTCGATAAAACCTTGCGCTACACTCAACAGCCTATGGGTGGCGTTAAGCGCATCTCAGTAGCGGTCGTAATTAACTACAAGAGCGAGACAGACAAAAATGGCAAAGTCACGACCAAACCATTAAGCGATATAGAAAAAACTCAACTAACTGATCTGATCAGAGAAGCCATGGGATTCAACAAAGATCGTGGCGATACGCTGAATGTTGTCAACAGCCCATTTGCCGGACCACAAAAAGAAACTATAGTAGAAGCACCGCTATGGAATCAGCCAGATATGTTGCAAATGGCAAAAGACATCGGTAAATATATTTTGACTGGGCTTGTGCTGCTATATCTGTTCTTTGGTTATCTGCGCCCGATGCTCTACAAAATTATGGGCAAAGAAACCAAAACCAAGGCACAAAAAGCCGCAGAAGCACGGGCAAAAGAGCGGGAAGAAGCCGCAGAATTAGCCGCTCAGGAAGAGGAAGAAGCCGCGATCGTTAACCTGTCGAAATCAAATGAAGAGACGGCCAACGCAGCAAAACAAAGTTCTGGTTACGATATCAATCTGGACATGGCAAAGCAATTGGCTAGCAGTGATCCTAAAATCGTAGCAAATGTGATTAAAACATGGGTGAGCAATGAGTGA